One window of the Shewanella khirikhana genome contains the following:
- the tssE gene encoding type VI secretion system baseplate subunit TssE, with amino-acid sequence MAFDESNTFSVGFFERLGTDLRSPRERVLDVGDTLESIKRNISRVLNTRVGESQSCPEMGLFDFNDASAGSMDLCCRMQQWIYQCICRYEPRLSELQVTVLYDDSTPVLLKFMLQGRVRVSNREDLLKIDLLLDANRRYRVV; translated from the coding sequence TTGGCCTTTGACGAGTCCAATACATTCAGCGTCGGTTTCTTTGAACGTTTGGGAACCGACTTACGTTCCCCCCGAGAGCGAGTATTGGATGTAGGAGACACCTTGGAGTCGATAAAGCGCAATATCTCCAGGGTGCTCAATACCAGAGTGGGGGAGAGTCAGAGTTGCCCCGAAATGGGGCTGTTCGATTTCAATGATGCCAGTGCCGGCAGTATGGATCTCTGTTGCAGGATGCAGCAATGGATCTACCAGTGTATTTGTCGGTACGAGCCCAGGCTATCGGAACTGCAAGTCACAGTTCTCTATGATGATTCCACCCCGGTTTTGCTCAAGTTTATGTTGCAGGGAAGGGTGAGGGTGTCAAATCGGGAAGACTTGCTGAAAATCGATTTGCTGTTGGATGCCAATCGCAGATATAGAGTGGTTTAG
- the tssB gene encoding type VI secretion system contractile sheath small subunit, producing the protein MSKNGSVAPKERINIKYVPATGDQQQELELPLKLLVLGDYKGHPDEAVLEDRKAIQVDKSNFESVMKEAQLSISANVDNKLSEDAADGAELSIDLKFESMRDFTPDAVAAQVPELQKLIELREALVALKGPLGNIPAFRAKLQDLIASEESREALLSELQSLEN; encoded by the coding sequence ATGTCAAAAAATGGTTCTGTTGCGCCTAAAGAGCGCATCAACATCAAGTATGTTCCCGCCACTGGCGATCAACAGCAAGAACTCGAACTGCCCCTTAAATTATTAGTGTTGGGTGACTATAAAGGCCATCCCGATGAGGCGGTGCTGGAAGATAGAAAGGCAATTCAGGTAGATAAATCGAACTTTGAATCTGTCATGAAAGAAGCACAACTTTCTATCTCAGCCAATGTCGACAATAAGCTTAGTGAAGATGCCGCTGACGGTGCTGAGCTTTCGATTGATCTCAAGTTTGAATCAATGCGTGACTTCACTCCGGACGCTGTTGCTGCTCAGGTACCTGAATTGCAAAAGTTAATTGAGCTGCGTGAAGCCCTGGTCGCTCTCAAAGGGCCATTGGGTAACATCCCTGCATTTCGTGCAAAGCTTCAGGATCTGATTGCGTCAGAAGAATCCCGTGAGGCGCTCTTAAGTGAGCTGCAATCACTGGAAAACTGA
- a CDS encoding glycine zipper 2TM domain-containing protein: MWKPALCCLMLLTACFSANLSAAYERNQAMPVEKVLYGELVSVRRVTQQELVEDRHSGWRTFGGALLGGVIGHQFGGGSGQDVATVLGALVGGALANRAGGDYYRQLHLIELMIRQEDDTQIMILQDEDSGMPLQAGDEVRVVYLQGMVRVDKAM; this comes from the coding sequence ATGTGGAAACCTGCCCTCTGTTGCCTGATGCTGTTGACTGCGTGTTTTTCAGCCAATCTGAGCGCTGCCTATGAGCGCAATCAGGCGATGCCGGTCGAAAAAGTACTTTATGGTGAACTTGTCTCAGTTCGGCGAGTGACACAACAAGAGTTGGTAGAAGACAGACACAGTGGCTGGCGCACCTTCGGCGGTGCCTTGCTGGGCGGCGTAATAGGCCATCAATTCGGTGGTGGCAGTGGCCAGGATGTGGCGACTGTGCTGGGTGCCCTCGTGGGCGGCGCCCTGGCTAATCGCGCTGGTGGTGATTATTACCGCCAACTGCATTTGATTGAGTTGATGATAAGGCAGGAAGACGATACCCAAATCATGATTTTGCAGGATGAAGACTCCGGCATGCCGCTGCAGGCAGGTGACGAAGTCAGAGTTGTGTATCTTCAGGGCATGGTCAGAGTGGATAAGGCGATGTGA
- the aat gene encoding leucyl/phenylalanyl-tRNA--protein transferase has translation MNGLSFIDDEHMRFPSPELALSDPNGLLAIGGSLHPKRLLAAYYDGIFPWFNAEDPILWWSPDPRAIFVPGELNVSRSLKKSLRRQPWRITLNQAFADVMAGCAQPRSKQKDTWITQEIQLAYLEMHSQGHAHSLEVWLGERLVGGLYGLAIGQVFCGESMFHRETDASKIAMLALHRHLQRNGFKLLDAQVMNPHLASLGAKEVSRSAFLSLLKRYRDEKVADGCWCTREVLIGE, from the coding sequence GTGAACGGCCTGTCTTTTATTGATGATGAGCACATGCGGTTTCCCTCACCGGAACTCGCGTTAAGCGATCCCAATGGTCTGCTTGCCATTGGCGGTTCATTGCACCCCAAGCGTCTGTTGGCGGCGTATTACGATGGCATTTTCCCTTGGTTTAACGCGGAAGACCCGATTTTATGGTGGTCACCGGATCCCCGCGCCATCTTTGTCCCCGGCGAGCTGAATGTCAGTCGCAGCCTGAAAAAGAGCCTGCGCAGGCAGCCCTGGCGCATCACGCTGAACCAGGCCTTTGCCGATGTGATGGCCGGCTGTGCCCAGCCCCGCAGTAAACAAAAAGACACCTGGATCACCCAGGAAATCCAATTGGCTTATCTGGAGATGCACAGTCAGGGTCATGCGCACTCGCTGGAGGTCTGGCTTGGTGAGCGTTTGGTGGGCGGTCTTTACGGCTTGGCGATTGGTCAGGTTTTTTGCGGTGAGTCCATGTTCCACCGTGAAACAGACGCCTCCAAAATCGCTATGTTGGCACTGCACCGGCATTTGCAGCGCAATGGCTTTAAACTGCTCGATGCCCAGGTGATGAACCCGCATCTGGCCAGCCTCGGAGCCAAAGAGGTGAGTCGCAGCGCCTTTTTAAGCCTGCTTAAACGCTACCGTGACGAAAAGGTTGCCGATGGCTGCTGGTGTACGAGGGAGGTGCTGATTGGA